In Magallana gigas chromosome 1, xbMagGiga1.1, whole genome shotgun sequence, the sequence atcatagaagcaaaaatgttcattgttcgactgtttatctatacagtaccatatctgaatcatatgttacgtaataaggggtttcaaggggccagatattcaaaattttgatcattaatatatgaaaaaggagaaatattttgaaaagcattgtagaacaaaagttggttaaaataatgttctgtacaatatgccaccttaaatttttttgttcatgacctcatttaggagataaagggccggcccctaaaacacatttggaaagatatcctaagaacggttaacatatcgtgaacacttgttgaacaaaatatgtttatatttgcaagacctttcatttgatatcaagaaaaaggggctggcccctccaattaggggtcaagaggggtcttaaatcttcttacaagaaatctttactgaacaataatttgttattaattatagaagcaaaaatgttcattgtacagctgtttatctatacagtatcataccttAGTCAAATATTaggtaattaggggtttcaaggggccagaagttcaaaactttgatcattaatatctgaaaaaggggaaatatttttaaaagcaatgtagaacaaaagttgttcaaaataatgttctggacaatatgataccatagatttttttgttagtagccccggtaaggggttaaagggtcggcccctaaaatacagttgtttagatatctcgataacggttaaccattcgtgaacatttgtagaacaaaatatgtttatattagcgagaacttttatttgatataaaaaaaaggggctgacccctcaaattaggggccagaagggctattaagtctttttataataactcttttctgaccaacaatttgataaaaattatcaagcaacaaaggagcttttattgaacttaatttaaaactgaaatccgttttaaaatcggacaatgcattacaaaaatattgggatttaaaaattgagttttccggaaattttgattccacgttcttggttaagaaaaaagtgttatgttaaaagttaaattaactcgtacctaaaataattcggaaattgttaattcgtacttgaagacattcgggactttttttttattaagtcgttctagaaattgtaaaagtttttgttaattcgttcttgaaatcattcagacattgttaagtcgtacaaagaattattcgattttttaaaaatatattttttttaattttctttgtagttggttttagaactctgcttcttacaggaacttctatctttactctcgacacaaccggaagacccactcgttgctttgcaacgagctttgctctagttcttcttattcttcttaatCCAAAATTTGTCcaggccgtaacttaaataccctttgacattaagactttaaacttggaacataggtagatggtattgagaaggagtgcacgccaccaaaagttttgaccttgacctattttgttcttcaaggtcaagcttttcataaaaaatattgtccggaccataacacaagactcctttaacatacagacttttaacttgtatcatagatagatggtatataacctagttgaaccttaccaaaatttttgaccttgacctagaaattttatttcaaggtcatattagaaaaaacttcattgttcaactcctaaATATACTTTggcagaaggacttcaaactgtaaacaaagaacaataataatacatttaggtgtactattgaataaaatttaaccttgaccttgttttactcaaggtcaaattaagaaaaaaataataaaattttgtctgggtcataactttaataccctttgacattaagacttcaaacttggaacataggtagatggtattgagaaggagtgcacaccaccaaaagttttgaccttgacctattttgtttttcaaggtcaagcttttcataaaaaatattgtcaggaccataacacaagactcctttaacatacagacttttaacttgtatcatagatagatggtatataacctagttgaaccttaccaaaatatttgaccttgacctaaaaattttatttcaaggtcaaattagaaaaaacttcattgttcaactcctaaatatactttgacagaaggacttcaaactttaaaccaagaataataataatacactttggtgtaatattgaataaaatttgaccttaaccttgttttactcaaggtcaaattaagaaaaaaataataaaattttgtctgggtcataactttaataccctttgacattaagacttcaaacttggaacataggtagatggtattgagaaggagtgcacaccaccaaaagttttgaccttgacctattttgtttttcaaggtcaagcttttcataaaaaatattgtcaggaccataacacaagactcctttaacatacagacttttaacttgtatcatagatagatggtatataacctagttgaaccttaccaaaatttttgaccttgacctaaaaatttcatttcaaggtcaaattagaaaaaacttcattgttcaactcctgaatatactttgacagaaggacttcaaactttaaacaaagaacaattatgttacacttaggtgtactattgatttatatatgaccttaaccatgttttactcaaggttaaattaagaaaaagatcaTAAAATTTTGTCCTGATCTGggtaacatatagctgacatcattctttttcaattgttaaatttgccccatattacaatccttggggagaaggggagacatgtgtttttttgttaaaaaaacaatacccactagttgtATATTGTTATTGAACCAAAGGTGCGAAATGCCCCCCTTGTCCCCTTTGGTACGGGATATATAAGTGTAACAGTCCAAGATTTTCTTCGTGTGTTACCTTAAGATGGCAACCTGGATTGCGGGAAATTTCGTTATTCAACTGCAGAGTTCAAATGATAATGATTGGATGGAAAAACGGAGTCCGACCTATTATGCGTGACAGATTTCAAAAGATTTGTACTGGTAAGTGTACTTTatacatttattcatatatatatatgtgtgtgtaattttataaaataatttgtatctatgaaaaatgtataagaaattttaatataGGAGTTcaacaatgtaataaaaaaaaaaaggtccgttagaaaaaaaaattattaccgtAGGGacgatattttttatataccgAATTTAATGGGaacgcatatacatgtattatttactGGAACATCACTGTGGGAAATTCTTCGTTTGATTAAGTCACGTGACTTATAGAGTCAAAAGGATTGGCCAATCGAGTCAATAGAATTTATCATGTGAAGGCGATCAATGAAACTTTCATTCACTGTGGGGAAAATCTTAATGCCAGTAGTCACGTGACTTTTAACGTCGAAAGGATTGGTCCATTGAGTCAGTTAGATTTACTATGGAATGTGTAGTAAAATAAAGCGATCTAGTCAATCAACtctctattttttaaagaatctgTTGTTTAGGATAATGAGTCAACTCTTACtggaaatataaaattgtacTAAATATAtagtcatatttttttatagagaCAACTAAAAGGACcgtaacaacaacaacaactgcTACAACAACAAAAGAGGCAAAAAGTACACTGTCTGAAAAAcacggtaattttttttaatatgatagtTAAATTTACAATCGGAAATAAGTTATTTTTTCTAGAAAGTCGATTAAAATTCTTCACTAAAAAAGGAACAgtcaataaattattattgttttatttttagacgTAACTTTAAGTATAATggaaacaacaacaaaagaaaCTACAAGCACCAATCTTCCTCGGAGACATCCCCTTAAGACTAGACATTCTACAGTGAACACGCCACCCACCGATGTTACTTTAGTTAAGAAacatggtaattttttttttatatataaatgaaattacatTAGGATGTGTAGAATGAGTTCTTAAAactgattgaacattttttttaaagcatttggATTATTTATTGTAGGAACATCCATAGATGATCTTAAAAATAAGGTTGTAAATGCCATCAACGCtgaatctgcaaaagaacacgGATCGTTGACGGATATGGCCTTGGGTAAACACATTGAACCTTATTTCAACTTTATGTTGTTTaactcaaatattttgttcatctcTAATAGATGTACTTATTGAAacacaataaattaaaacaggCAGggtaaatgaaaattaaattacaatataattatcaaagttttattttaattaagtaaCTCAAGTTCAGCACTATTCAGAAAAACCATGATATGTAAATACaagttacatattttttaaatgcaagtTTCACATGTCATCACTTattacaataaattataaagtactttttttcttataattgtaGCCTTTTTAATGTGGGCAATCACTACAACGATAGCAGTCATCATAgttttaatcaagaaatggtTGTCGGAAAGATGTGCAACTCATGAGCAACCCATGGCCAGGGAATCCCCAGACGTTCAACAGCAGCAGCACCCAAACCCCGTATACTCACCAGGACAACTGAGCATTGTCCCACTGATGGTGATGCACTCACCACCATCTTCCAACAGTGCACTTTCTTCCATCACAAGTACACCAGAGATGGAGGAGatggaggaggaggaggagccAGTAGGGCACAGAACAAGACGTTCATGTGTAAAAAAGCTCAACTGGTCCAAAACGAGCGCAGTGTAGTTTTGATTCCGtgcatatatgcatttattaaATGTTTCTGTAATTAGGATACGCAAAGGAGAGTaactatacaatataaaattattggtctaattttttaaaccttatttttttttatctatatttacaAGTTGTTGTGTTTAGCAGAACATTCTACATTAATGGTAAACTGTCTGTTTTGAGAAAGTTTTTTTATGTTGCTACATTTTCATGTTTTCTGTTTTGCATTTAGAAGTTACTTCCCTTTGACTATCTTGttagcaaaaataaatatttcggTCAGTAacatttttgttgtatttttttaaatttttttcccaCAAGATTCTGTAGACTTGTTTATGCAAGAAGcttttgttttttagttttgtaaTCTATAAATACTGAGTAAATGAGTGTgtgtaaaacttaaaaaaaaactagtctCGCATGTTtacgtttttttattattgtcttACAGATTTACATTAATGTACTCATGGTGCTTCTCTAGTTTCCATATGGTGCTAACATTGAGATAATCAATGATGTTGATGAACGaagtggaaatttttttttttatttccatctTTTGTAtatgcttgtatttttttttgtaaaacataaCCTTTTGTGTTACatgtttgcatgattttatatttgtatatttttttagggaaaaaaataaacttttcaaTATCAAAGTGTAAAAAAGCTCAACTGGTCCAAAACGAGCGCAGTGTAGTTTTGATTCCGTGCATATATGCATTTGttaaatgtttctttaattAGGATACGCAAAGGAGAGTaactatacaatataaaattattggtctaattttttaaaccttattttttttatctatatttacaAGTTGTTGTGTTTAGCAGAACATTCTACATTAATGGTAAACTGTCTGTTTTGAGAAAGTTTTTTTATGTTGCTACATTTTCATGTTTTCTGTTTTGCATTTAGAAGTTACTTCCCTTTGACTATCTTGttagcaaaaataaatatttcggTCAGTAacatttttgttgtatttttttaaatttttttcccaCAAGATTCTGTAGACTTGTTTATGCAAGAAGcttttgttttttagttttgtaaTCTATAAATACTGAGTAAATGAGTGTgtgtaaaacttaaaaaaaaactagtctAGCATGtttacgtttttttttattattgtcttACAGATTTACATTAATGTACTCATGGTGCTTCTCTAGTTTCCATATGGTGCTAACATTGAGATCATCAATGATGTTGATGAACgaagtggaattttttttttttatttccatctTTTGTATatgcttgtatttttttgtaaaacataaCCTTTTGTGTTACatgtttgcatgattttatatttgtatacttttttagggaaaaaaataaacttttcaaTATCAAAGTGTCTTGTCTTCATTTTGGTGACTTAGAGGTGCGAACAATTAATtctgttaataaataattattgaataagaaaaataagtagcTATTAATCTTTTcagctatttaaaaaaaagtgtcatATCAGTAATTGTATCAATTAAATTTGgtgtattaaaaaatatgaattgttttaatttcaagtcATGGCAGGCCAGAGTCTTCTTAAAGAAATCCTTAATTCGTTGCATGACCCGGAAACAATACAGTTGTTTGCTGCAGTCAATGGTCTTACCGGTGACATGGAGATTGAGGACCGGTTAAGAGAACTCCAGTGGGAAAAGCACATCGATGACTTATGGCAGGAGGTTCTTTCCGAGATGGAATCTCCTGCCAAAAAAAGTCGACCTACCCTTGCTGATGGCGATCAGCCTTCAACGAGTGTACAGCTTGGGGGCGGCGAGGAGAGCTCCGATTCTGAGGACACATCAACTAAACCTTACTATATTTGGAAGAGGGATACCAGAACATTTATGAAACATTGGGTACGCGACACAACATTCAAAGTCAAATTTAACGAACAGTGGCGGGGTAAGAAATTAATAGACATACAAAACAATTTGCACGACATGTTTGACGACCTGTTGTCGCAGGCCAGGGGTCACGATGCGGATCTGGGACGGGTGGTCATCAGTCACCCGAGTCTCAACAATGCAATAGTCGTCCCGCTACAGTCCTGGGAAGCTCTGAATGCAGATGTTGTAATGTCagaaatcgtcaaagtactcaATTCGAACGAAAGCTTACCCATAGACGAAAGCCTTTTGGTCACCATAGGGTCCATCGATTTGCCCAAAGGAGGAGGTAACCCTAGAAAACAACCCATCACTTCTCTTTTCGGACCCAAAAATAgcatagaaagaaaaaaatcactttttcaTGTACAAAACGATAACAATTTATGCATGGCTATTTCCATTGGTCTGTGTTTTCTCAAAACGTGTAAAAAAGTAGACGCGGATACCTGGTCACAATTAGGGACGAATGGTTCCAATGAGGAGATGCTAGATCACGTTCTCAAACACCGTACTGTATCCAAGACTTATTATGACAACGTCCTGAAAACGTCgagaaaaaaaaagcaaaccGAGTTAGCGATGTGGCTGTGTCAAAGAGCAGGGGTGCCCACCGACAGATATTTAGGTCTAAATGACATCGAACCTTTCGAAACCTTACTTGATGTCTCTATCAATGTCGTGTCCTCTAGAGTAGGAAACAAGTTCGTCAGGGTGACAAAGAACCAGGAAAAACCCCGTCTTTATCTATACCACATCGATTCGGAAAACGAAAAACACTGGCACGGGATAGCCAGTATACAAGGGTTTTTCAAAGCGTCATACTTTTGTCATACCTGTTTAAAACCGTATAAAGATAAATCGAAACATTCTTGTGCCACTTCTTGTGAGGTATGTTTACGCAACAACTGTCCGGAAACGGATGTCCAAATGGGCTGTCGTTCCTGTGGTCGAGTTTGTCGATCTCTAGTGTGTTTCAAAAGCAATAAAGAAAAACGAACAGTCAAAAGTGAGAGTTATCCTCCTGCCTGCGACCTGTTTTACCAGTGTACAAAGTGTAGAGTCGTTCTGAAACGTGTGAAGCGTTCACCCGAGTTACACGTTAGCGAAGAATGGCAGTGCCCTAACTGCCAAGAATATCAAACCGGAGAACATAATTGTTACCAGAAACCGTTTGGATCCGACATCGAAAAGCGAAACAAGAAATTCTTCTTTTACGATTTTGAGACACGGCAAGATGACGTGTTTCAGTGTGAGGCGGGTTACAGTCCGTCTCTTGTCAGATGTCGACATTGCGTTAAAGAGCCACGTCAGTGCGTCAACTGTAGACTATGTCAGAACTGCCGTGATCCATCCTGTGGTTTAATGCAACACAAAGTTAACTTTGCAGTACTACAGAGCACTTGTCATAAATGCGAAAAGGAGGAATTGGTAGAGGGTGCCACCTGCAGTCATTGCGGAACACGATGTGGAAGTTGCTCTAGGACATTCAAAGGAGAATACGTTTCACCACCATGTCACGACACGTGCGGAAAAAGGGAACTGGTGTTTTCTGGGGACTACACCGCCGAACACTTTTGCGCTTACGTCACCAGTAAGCACTGCAAAGactcgattttaattgcacacaATGCAAAAAGTTTTGACTTGTACCCCGTTTTAGAAGTTCTCATCGACCGACACTCCATTCGACCAAGCAAAATCATATACAATGGTTCcaaaattatgtacatgcaCATAGCCCAAAAACTGAATTTAACTTTCATGGATTCTCTCAATTTTCTTCCCATGAAATTAGCTAAAATACCTGAAGCGTTTGGTCTACAAGAACTTTGCAAAGGATACTTTCCTC encodes:
- the LOC117686956 gene encoding uncharacterized protein, producing MIMIGWKNGVRPIMRDRFQKICTETTKRTVTTTTTATTTKEAKSTLSEKHDVTLSIMETTTKETTSTNLPRRHPLKTRHSTVNTPPTDVTLVKKHGTSIDDLKNKVVNAINAESAKEHGSLTDMALAFLMWAITTTIAVIIVLIKKWLSERCATHEQPMARESPDVQQQQHPNPVYSPGQLSIVPLMVMHSPPSSNSALSSITSTPEMEEMEEEEEPVGHRTRRSCVKKLNWSKTSAV